In one window of Candidatus Bathyarchaeota archaeon DNA:
- a CDS encoding NAD(P)-dependent oxidoreductase — MKRIGFIGLGLMGRGMSMNLVKAGFPVTVWNRTTSKMAPLVKAGAKASSSPKEVAAASDIIVSIVTDSSDVEMVILGSKGVIHGTSPGDVVIDMSTISPAVTKSINDHLGKKGVKMLDAPVSGGAIGARDGTLSIMVGGDDETFKGCLPVLKAMGKTITHVGGNGMGQTVKLVNQILVGTTMLGVAEALMFAKKSGVDLEKCHAAVSGGAAGSWQLTNNGARLLKGDMDPGFKIKDYLKDLRLIMEAAAEVKMPLVESSVVQQMYKSLEADGLTEKGTQAIIKAVEKLAGETLV; from the coding sequence TTGAAAAGGATTGGATTTATAGGATTGGGTCTCATGGGCAGAGGGATGTCCATGAACTTGGTGAAGGCCGGTTTCCCCGTCACTGTCTGGAACAGGACGACCTCAAAGATGGCCCCCCTAGTAAAGGCCGGGGCGAAAGCGTCATCCTCCCCAAAAGAGGTCGCAGCAGCCTCGGATATTATCGTGAGCATCGTTACCGACTCCAGCGATGTTGAGATGGTGATCCTAGGCTCCAAAGGCGTGATTCATGGAACGAGTCCAGGGGACGTAGTGATAGATATGAGCACAATTTCCCCGGCGGTAACGAAGAGTATAAACGATCATCTTGGGAAAAAGGGGGTAAAGATGCTAGACGCCCCGGTAAGCGGGGGCGCTATCGGTGCTCGGGACGGGACCCTCAGCATCATGGTGGGGGGCGACGATGAGACGTTCAAAGGGTGCCTCCCAGTGTTAAAAGCTATGGGGAAGACCATAACCCACGTTGGTGGAAACGGGATGGGTCAAACGGTTAAGCTCGTCAATCAGATCCTGGTGGGAACGACTATGCTTGGTGTCGCTGAAGCCCTCATGTTTGCAAAAAAGTCTGGTGTTGACCTTGAAAAGTGTCACGCCGCAGTCTCTGGGGGAGCCGCAGGGAGCTGGCAGCTCACCAACAATGGGGCCAGGCTGCTGAAGGGGGACATGGACCCGGGGTTTAAGATAAAGGACTATTTAAAAGACCTGAGGCTCATCATGGAGGCTGCAGCTGAGGTCAAAATGCCCCTAGTGGAGTCCTCTGTAGTCCAGCAAATGTATAAAAGCCTAGAGGCGGATGGCCTCACCGAGAAGGGCACCCAGGCAATTATAAAGGCGGTCGAGAAGCTCGCCGGGGAGACCCTCGTCTAA
- a CDS encoding molybdopterin-dependent oxidoreductase, whose product MRVIRTACPRDCYDTCSLLVTVEDGRIVKVKGDPDHPVTRGFTCPRGAADIQRTYSGERVLYPHARTLDRGFTRVTWDEALDTITSNLKTALWEHGPDSLLQLDYSGNMGLLTEPWAQRLWNALGAAIHDSTICSASGHAGLALHHGLTYGVEPDELQEKRLIVFWGFNAKVSAPHTWALAVKAKHETGTKIIVVDPRKSDTADSADVWIAPKPGSDIALVYGIARSLIERDLIDNGFLKEWTHGYDQFKEEALRWNLERVEEVTLLSPDQVENLADAYAGNNPSATMIGIGLQKSIYGADNARAVALIPPLLGLHRGFYYSSGQGRYFNKGLISGSSLTTKERRIFSQVGLGRLLQRGDIKFLYVNNMNPAITLPDQEAFHNGLERKDLFTVVHETHWTETARHADVVLPAQTYLEKEDLVPGYSHSYITKSNRVVEPLGESRNETWITIELARRLGLKEEWLYWDPWLVLKEVFKDQFLNGTFEDLMGGATLKLRTRITSEYQTPTGKLEFVSGKAVESGFDPLPLQHSLPSEEGGFTFLTTGIPKYTHTQFQDVYGPIPPVVWINPRDAERMGVADGDPVSVYNERGAIRVEAVVTDRVSRGVLWSPRLLRGLKGELQNLLMPGDVQALGGGPVFNSTIVNVSPEKGS is encoded by the coding sequence ATGAGAGTCATAAGGACCGCCTGCCCTAGGGACTGTTACGATACCTGCAGCCTCCTGGTCACGGTGGAGGATGGTAGGATCGTCAAAGTAAAGGGGGACCCAGACCACCCAGTCACTCGAGGTTTCACATGCCCCCGGGGCGCTGCCGATATCCAGAGGACATATAGCGGGGAAAGGGTCCTTTACCCTCACGCTAGGACCTTGGACAGAGGATTTACTCGGGTCACTTGGGATGAGGCCCTCGACACGATTACCTCTAATCTAAAAACGGCCCTCTGGGAGCACGGCCCTGACAGCCTCCTTCAACTCGACTACTCAGGGAACATGGGACTCCTCACTGAGCCCTGGGCCCAGAGGCTCTGGAACGCCCTCGGCGCTGCCATTCATGATTCCACTATCTGCAGCGCCTCAGGCCATGCTGGCCTCGCCCTCCACCATGGTCTCACTTACGGCGTCGAGCCTGACGAACTCCAGGAGAAGAGACTCATCGTGTTCTGGGGTTTCAACGCCAAGGTGAGTGCCCCCCACACCTGGGCCCTAGCTGTCAAGGCCAAACACGAGACTGGCACAAAAATAATTGTCGTGGACCCTCGGAAGAGTGACACTGCCGATTCCGCCGACGTCTGGATTGCTCCTAAGCCAGGGAGCGATATCGCCCTTGTCTACGGGATCGCCCGGAGCCTCATTGAGAGGGACCTTATCGATAATGGGTTCCTCAAGGAGTGGACCCACGGTTATGATCAGTTCAAGGAGGAGGCTCTTAGGTGGAATCTGGAAAGAGTTGAAGAGGTTACATTGCTCAGCCCTGATCAGGTGGAGAACCTAGCTGACGCCTACGCTGGCAACAACCCATCCGCCACTATGATCGGCATAGGACTACAGAAGAGCATCTACGGCGCCGACAATGCCAGGGCCGTCGCCTTAATACCCCCCCTCCTAGGACTCCACAGGGGATTCTATTACAGCAGCGGCCAGGGCAGATACTTCAATAAGGGTCTTATCTCTGGGAGCAGCCTCACAACTAAGGAGAGGAGAATCTTCAGCCAAGTGGGCCTCGGCCGCCTCCTCCAGCGGGGTGACATCAAGTTCCTCTATGTCAACAACATGAATCCTGCAATAACCCTCCCCGACCAGGAAGCTTTTCACAACGGCCTCGAACGAAAAGACCTCTTCACTGTGGTCCACGAGACCCACTGGACGGAGACAGCCCGTCACGCTGATGTTGTCCTTCCCGCCCAAACCTACCTCGAGAAAGAAGACCTCGTCCCGGGTTACTCTCATTCCTATATTACGAAATCTAACAGGGTCGTGGAACCCCTTGGGGAGAGCCGAAATGAAACCTGGATCACCATAGAACTTGCTAGGAGACTCGGGCTCAAGGAGGAGTGGCTCTACTGGGACCCATGGCTTGTTCTCAAGGAGGTCTTCAAGGACCAGTTCCTAAATGGGACCTTCGAAGACTTGATGGGGGGCGCAACCCTTAAGCTGAGGACTCGGATCACTTCCGAGTACCAGACCCCAACAGGAAAGTTGGAATTCGTCTCTGGGAAGGCAGTCGAGTCCGGCTTCGACCCCCTCCCTCTGCAGCATTCACTCCCCAGCGAGGAGGGGGGATTTACTTTTCTGACTACAGGGATCCCAAAGTACACCCACACACAATTTCAGGATGTTTACGGCCCTATACCCCCGGTTGTCTGGATTAACCCTAGGGATGCGGAGCGCATGGGAGTCGCAGACGGGGACCCGGTAAGCGTATACAACGAGCGGGGCGCCATCCGAGTTGAGGCCGTTGTGACCGATCGCGTGTCCAGAGGAGTCCTATGGTCTCCGAGGCTACTAAGGGGACTCAAAGGGGAGCTCCAGAACTTGTTGATGCCCGGGGATGTCCAGGCGCTAGGCGGAGGGCCGGTCTTCAACTCCACTATTGTGAACGTGAGTCCCGAAAAAGGGTCCTAG
- a CDS encoding amidohydrolase family protein — MGEGEIRLIMPRCSSTKVKRLYPNLFTVDMPEEYDILIKNASIVNGTGAPAFRGALAVKEGQVAALGKVEGDIKADAETIIDGEGLVASPGFIDVHNHGDLSILYYPEAESFVRQGITTFVGGQCGNSPGPFGEYIGLPWVLSDLYVDLSPTLFNREWLIPRDLLNPRHKELFGWEIDWNTMGEFFQRVETKGLSPNFAPLVGQGDVRSLVMGTDFKREATTEEIHEMTVHVERAMEDGCIGISVGRDYDPGIYAGFDEFLACAKVAGKYGGIYASHCLSTGHRKSRKPGQFPPVKTEGLLEAIDIGRKTGISVQVSHLGAVFIVRPMGSEIMTEAAVKATLKMIDDAQKEGIDVSFDEIPNHSTGGIGGTPWLVSYLTPWLRITGSPWQLGEALRIEEFRDEIKEAIWAGMHYGLNPNVNEGWAKQRIIVECQHERFLEKTLAQIAVELRIDELDALFTVVSADPETKAIRKGGNEWVKLMFYQHPQAMIGIDTFGVNDKKISRHPPWGLPSENSYGGYPRYLRQAYRESGTLSLEEAIKKVTSFPATKFKLRGRGILAEGAHADIVLFNPETVTDKGDQLNPRQYPEGIEHVIVNGIHVVKGSSHTGARPGKILYRE; from the coding sequence ATGGGTGAAGGCGAAATTCGTCTAATAATGCCCCGGTGTTCATCCACCAAGGTTAAGCGCCTATATCCTAATCTATTCACGGTAGATATGCCGGAAGAATATGATATCCTCATCAAAAACGCCTCGATAGTGAATGGTACGGGAGCCCCCGCCTTCAGGGGCGCCCTAGCGGTCAAAGAGGGTCAAGTAGCGGCCCTAGGGAAGGTGGAGGGGGACATTAAAGCGGACGCAGAGACGATCATCGACGGAGAAGGCCTTGTAGCAAGTCCAGGATTCATCGATGTACACAATCATGGAGACCTGAGTATCCTCTATTACCCCGAGGCTGAGAGCTTCGTCCGCCAGGGGATAACCACATTTGTGGGGGGTCAGTGCGGTAACAGCCCCGGTCCCTTTGGGGAGTATATTGGGCTCCCCTGGGTCCTCAGCGATCTCTACGTCGACCTCTCCCCCACGCTTTTCAACAGGGAGTGGCTGATCCCCCGAGATCTCCTCAACCCGAGGCATAAAGAGCTCTTCGGCTGGGAGATCGACTGGAATACCATGGGGGAGTTCTTTCAGAGAGTTGAGACAAAGGGATTAAGCCCCAACTTCGCCCCGCTGGTGGGTCAGGGAGACGTCAGGAGCCTCGTTATGGGCACGGACTTTAAACGGGAGGCGACAACAGAGGAAATCCACGAGATGACAGTTCACGTAGAACGAGCCATGGAGGACGGCTGTATCGGGATCAGCGTCGGCCGGGACTATGACCCTGGTATCTACGCTGGCTTCGACGAGTTTCTTGCCTGTGCCAAGGTCGCCGGTAAATATGGTGGCATTTATGCAAGCCACTGTCTCAGCACGGGCCACAGAAAGTCACGGAAGCCTGGACAGTTTCCCCCCGTCAAGACCGAGGGACTTTTAGAGGCAATCGATATAGGCAGGAAAACAGGGATATCTGTCCAAGTCTCTCACCTCGGCGCGGTCTTTATTGTCAGACCCATGGGGAGCGAGATTATGACTGAGGCGGCCGTGAAAGCTACCCTCAAGATGATCGATGACGCTCAGAAGGAGGGGATTGACGTCAGCTTCGATGAAATACCAAATCATAGCACGGGAGGGATAGGTGGTACCCCTTGGCTTGTAAGTTATCTCACGCCATGGTTACGAATAACGGGTAGCCCCTGGCAGTTAGGGGAGGCCCTGAGGATTGAGGAGTTCCGAGATGAGATCAAAGAAGCCATCTGGGCTGGAATGCATTACGGGCTCAACCCTAACGTCAATGAGGGTTGGGCGAAACAGCGCATAATTGTGGAGTGCCAACACGAGAGATTTCTTGAAAAGACCCTAGCGCAAATAGCAGTGGAACTCAGAATCGACGAGCTTGACGCCCTATTCACAGTCGTTTCAGCAGACCCAGAGACGAAGGCCATTAGAAAGGGAGGAAACGAATGGGTGAAGCTCATGTTCTATCAGCACCCCCAAGCCATGATAGGCATAGATACATTTGGGGTCAATGACAAGAAGATCAGCAGGCACCCACCTTGGGGACTGCCCAGTGAAAACAGCTATGGGGGCTACCCCCGATACCTCAGGCAGGCATACAGGGAGTCGGGCACCCTCAGCCTCGAGGAGGCCATCAAAAAGGTTACGAGCTTCCCTGCAACGAAATTCAAGCTACGGGGCAGGGGAATCCTAGCTGAGGGAGCCCATGCCGATATAGTACTTTTCAATCCCGAGACGGTAACCGATAAAGGAGATCAGTTGAACCCTCGGCAATACCCGGAAGGGATCGAGCACGTTATCGTTAACGGGATACATGTCGTGAAGGGATCATCCCATACGGGAGCCAGGCCCGGGAAGATATTGTATCGGGAGTAG
- a CDS encoding metallophosphoesterase family protein — MRFAVLADIHIGRSIPLAIAEHRRLAFSRAFTQAVDAVVEAGVDYVFICGDLFERRTLRPHLVQFTHDELYRLAKETKGRHGKTPKILVIRGNHDGRPQSDALDYLKHPLAEYLHIFEEGKVTYKDENITVVGINYYDQIDRAYEAYAKPALEEAQGLKVLMIHSFIAGYNLIPPYSSSLSLDVLAETDSDYVFSGHYHLKCPPKRLPSNGWVLTPGSLEMYDFGEHPEKGFYIIDHGEAPKFTWIPLEPLHFMKRARIDSERRQTPAWFSRRILEEVNLFRLDLERTGKEGYLRIRVRGPLRDGLPGDIDLEPVNRLIHDDPSLLWVDVDTIGVEMPLVARAVEQEQIDVATFFAPLGEFAGEITKMHTRVREALEEQASATTGLLTASQRVSLVEEWVGHFEARKFREEDL, encoded by the coding sequence ATGAGGTTCGCGGTTCTCGCCGACATCCATATCGGTCGCAGCATTCCTCTTGCTATAGCCGAGCATAGGAGATTGGCCTTCAGCAGGGCCTTCACTCAGGCCGTAGACGCTGTTGTCGAAGCAGGCGTCGATTATGTCTTCATCTGTGGAGATCTCTTTGAGCGGCGAACCCTCCGTCCCCACCTAGTTCAGTTTACCCACGACGAGCTCTACAGGCTCGCCAAGGAAACCAAGGGCCGTCACGGGAAGACTCCCAAGATTCTCGTTATCCGGGGCAACCACGACGGTCGCCCCCAGAGCGACGCCCTTGACTACCTTAAGCACCCTCTTGCCGAGTACCTCCACATCTTCGAAGAAGGGAAAGTCACCTACAAGGACGAAAACATCACCGTTGTGGGAATCAACTATTACGACCAGATCGACAGGGCCTACGAGGCATACGCAAAGCCCGCCCTAGAGGAGGCCCAGGGGCTCAAGGTGCTCATGATTCACAGCTTTATCGCCGGGTACAATCTAATCCCCCCCTACAGCTCCAGCCTCTCCCTCGATGTCTTAGCCGAGACTGACTCCGACTACGTTTTCTCAGGCCACTATCACCTGAAATGCCCTCCAAAGCGCCTGCCCAGTAATGGCTGGGTTCTCACGCCGGGGAGTCTTGAGATGTACGATTTCGGTGAACACCCTGAGAAGGGCTTCTATATTATAGATCACGGTGAGGCGCCCAAGTTCACTTGGATCCCCCTTGAACCCCTTCATTTCATGAAGCGGGCCCGAATAGACTCCGAAAGGAGGCAAACCCCCGCCTGGTTCAGCAGAAGGATCCTTGAGGAGGTGAACCTCTTTAGATTAGATCTCGAGAGAACCGGGAAAGAGGGCTATCTAAGGATAAGGGTCCGAGGTCCTCTCCGGGACGGATTACCCGGTGACATCGATCTTGAACCTGTGAATCGCCTCATCCATGACGATCCGAGCCTTCTTTGGGTCGATGTTGACACCATCGGGGTAGAGATGCCCCTCGTGGCTAGGGCCGTGGAGCAGGAGCAAATCGACGTCGCAACATTCTTCGCTCCTCTCGGAGAGTTTGCCGGGGAGATCACTAAGATGCACACCAGGGTCCGGGAGGCCCTCGAGGAGCAGGCAAGTGCCACCACAGGACTCCTCACTGCCAGCCAGAGGGTCTCCCTGGTAGAGGAATGGGTGGGGCACTTCGAGGCAAGAAAATTCAGGGAGGAGGACCTGTGA
- a CDS encoding MFS transporter — protein MTSEKTGKRRLVFIVSAISALRGAVFKAWKVIWQPFVLSLGVSMARLGGLESLLDLTKIMMMPFLGKASDTYGRRRFIIAQEVLILAAAVLYIYAESWRFLFLGVIFTGLSLAVHPVWNTVIAESSEGKKLGYTYSLVRTITLGLSLVATIAAGHIATSYGFQPVFTVAAVLALLSFLVVVLRLPETIFADITGSVNLRELTGSFMETFRPPRYLWGFYIAMSADLIAFNLGYRLLNGMLSQGYGYTPAMLGLITAANIGTTAVAQIPLGRLVDRIGYVKFLVISQLIASGALATLIVSKSFPVVVTAHIILGISAAFWEPAEWAWIAANVDPERRAQAIGGFSTFKGLIAFPAPFIGGLLFDAFGFDLPIFLNFSIALIDVVLIYALVQERVRPEATRDTPVSEKEIP, from the coding sequence ATGACATCGGAAAAGACAGGGAAGAGGAGGCTGGTGTTCATAGTCTCAGCTATCTCGGCGCTCAGGGGCGCTGTCTTCAAGGCCTGGAAGGTCATCTGGCAGCCCTTCGTCCTCAGCCTAGGGGTCTCCATGGCTAGACTCGGAGGCTTAGAGAGCTTACTTGATCTCACGAAGATCATGATGATGCCGTTCCTCGGAAAGGCCTCGGATACCTACGGAAGAAGGAGATTTATCATCGCCCAAGAGGTCCTCATCTTAGCAGCAGCGGTCCTCTATATATACGCAGAGTCCTGGAGATTCTTATTCCTCGGTGTCATTTTCACTGGCCTATCCCTGGCTGTCCATCCAGTCTGGAACACCGTTATCGCCGAGTCCTCGGAAGGAAAAAAACTAGGATATACCTACAGCCTCGTGCGAACCATCACGTTGGGTCTAAGCCTCGTAGCAACTATCGCAGCGGGTCATATAGCCACCTCATACGGTTTTCAACCCGTCTTCACTGTGGCGGCAGTCTTGGCACTCCTCTCGTTTCTAGTGGTCGTATTGAGACTACCAGAGACCATCTTTGCGGACATAACGGGTTCAGTCAACTTGAGGGAACTCACAGGATCATTCATGGAGACATTTAGACCTCCACGATACCTCTGGGGATTCTATATCGCTATGTCAGCAGACCTCATCGCCTTCAACCTTGGCTACAGACTCTTAAACGGTATGCTCTCCCAGGGCTATGGATACACCCCAGCTATGTTAGGGCTTATAACCGCAGCTAACATCGGGACGACCGCAGTCGCTCAGATTCCGCTTGGAAGGCTTGTGGATAGGATCGGCTATGTAAAGTTCTTGGTAATTTCCCAGCTTATCGCATCTGGAGCCCTCGCCACACTTATTGTCTCGAAAAGCTTCCCCGTCGTCGTCACTGCCCACATTATATTGGGTATATCAGCCGCATTTTGGGAGCCCGCAGAATGGGCGTGGATCGCAGCAAACGTGGACCCAGAAAGGAGAGCCCAGGCCATAGGGGGGTTCTCAACATTCAAGGGACTCATCGCGTTCCCTGCTCCTTTCATTGGAGGTCTACTTTTCGATGCATTTGGATTTGACCTCCCCATTTTCCTCAACTTTAGTATTGCACTGATCGATGTCGTCCTTATCTATGCTTTAGTTCAAGAGAGGGTAAGACCAGAAGCAACCAGGGATACGCCTGTTTCAGAGAAGGAAATCCCTTAA
- a CDS encoding SMC family ATPase produces the protein MIEELTLRGFKSYPSTRTETVSFTRGVNKIAGRNAAGKTSLLEAVLFGLYGDVPGVNKHDLVSLGGSSLSVTVKLRSPLTGHLAVIHREGSLAKDGSFRTSKSVMTVEGEDHAYTRERDLQSRLRELLGIGRNTFLNVVYAQQKEFIEILNPNRTRMDAILGLTAPAEVREQFREVKRILGERGRISKKGTFQERIRNAEDSIAKGKSQLKEAMNRKANLEKGLGAMRDKLFDAKGRVNDLDIFLEEFARLDSLQAEIEKLELISDEKTKDLEDIQNSLGNSPEDRLDELRVGVMECKATENRLQNLVDKELGGERRDVAGEVSRLSHQINEHVTFKDKGLTLCPTCGQEINYTLIEDELKKWLEEHTEKRYRLISLDAEIETIQGQVRVTRRKWINADREISDIEALMARVKKQTHALERISKQAASLEARLEGESDAIVNKAEEALNMTFASIPSAQMKLEDELRKARSELGVLQRDVGGREGQLKDSDRQLREVERRIETHKRVLGEAQVVLGRILEYEAKLRALDRVQFLYDEYGKRLRENTLAQLEYQTYQYFRRLTDQQLYGACRIDRERYILEVYLLGGSGKLPAWRAGGGHQSLFALAERLALLRVMGFPHLLILDEPTDAVDSENIPQLLEYVAKSSRQIGQVLLVTHHGQGEEEGVNIIRIKKESGVSRITQGLATS, from the coding sequence GTGATCGAGGAGCTCACCCTCAGGGGGTTTAAGTCCTACCCCTCGACCCGCACCGAGACGGTATCTTTCACCCGTGGGGTGAATAAGATCGCAGGGCGGAACGCTGCTGGGAAGACCTCGCTCCTCGAGGCGGTCCTCTTTGGTCTCTATGGGGACGTCCCTGGGGTCAACAAGCATGATCTCGTCTCACTTGGTGGGAGCAGCCTCAGCGTTACAGTCAAGCTCAGGAGCCCTCTAACAGGGCATCTTGCTGTTATCCACAGGGAGGGGAGCCTCGCTAAGGATGGAAGCTTCAGAACATCCAAGTCAGTGATGACCGTGGAAGGAGAAGATCACGCCTACACCAGGGAGCGGGACCTCCAGTCTAGGCTCCGGGAGCTCCTCGGCATCGGCCGAAATACCTTTCTCAACGTCGTCTACGCCCAGCAGAAGGAGTTCATCGAGATCCTCAATCCCAACCGCACCAGGATGGACGCCATCCTTGGACTAACCGCCCCCGCCGAGGTCCGGGAGCAGTTCCGGGAGGTGAAGCGTATCCTAGGGGAACGGGGACGGATATCCAAAAAAGGCACATTCCAGGAACGTATCAGAAACGCCGAGGATTCTATCGCAAAGGGCAAGTCCCAACTTAAGGAGGCGATGAACAGGAAGGCCAATCTAGAAAAGGGCCTCGGGGCGATGAGGGACAAGCTCTTTGATGCCAAGGGAAGGGTCAATGACCTTGATATATTCCTCGAGGAGTTCGCGCGCCTCGACAGCCTCCAGGCCGAGATCGAGAAGCTCGAGCTTATCTCGGATGAAAAGACAAAAGACCTTGAGGACATCCAGAACTCCCTGGGGAATTCCCCAGAGGACCGCCTTGACGAGCTCAGGGTTGGGGTGATGGAATGCAAGGCTACAGAAAACCGGCTCCAGAACCTAGTCGACAAGGAACTGGGCGGGGAACGCAGAGACGTGGCGGGTGAGGTCTCACGCCTCAGCCACCAGATCAACGAGCATGTTACCTTCAAGGACAAAGGACTCACCCTTTGCCCCACCTGTGGTCAGGAGATAAACTATACCCTCATCGAGGACGAACTCAAGAAATGGCTAGAGGAGCACACAGAAAAACGTTACCGCCTCATATCCCTTGATGCCGAGATCGAAACCATTCAGGGTCAGGTCAGGGTCACCCGGAGGAAGTGGATCAATGCCGACCGGGAGATATCCGATATTGAGGCCCTCATGGCCCGGGTGAAGAAGCAGACCCACGCTCTGGAGAGGATTTCTAAACAGGCAGCAAGCCTTGAGGCACGCCTGGAGGGAGAATCGGATGCTATTGTCAACAAGGCAGAGGAAGCACTAAACATGACCTTTGCCTCCATCCCCAGCGCCCAGATGAAGCTTGAGGACGAACTTAGGAAGGCGAGGAGTGAACTTGGGGTGCTTCAGAGAGACGTCGGTGGCCGTGAAGGACAGCTCAAGGATTCCGATAGGCAGCTCAGGGAGGTTGAGAGGCGTATAGAGACCCATAAGAGGGTTCTAGGAGAGGCCCAAGTTGTCCTGGGCCGCATTTTGGAGTACGAGGCCAAGCTCAGGGCTCTCGACAGGGTCCAATTCCTCTATGACGAGTACGGGAAACGGCTCAGGGAGAACACTCTAGCTCAGCTCGAGTATCAGACCTATCAGTATTTTAGGCGCCTCACGGACCAACAGCTTTACGGGGCCTGCCGAATCGACAGGGAGCGATATATCTTGGAAGTCTATCTTTTGGGTGGCTCTGGGAAGCTCCCGGCGTGGCGCGCCGGGGGGGGACACCAGAGCCTTTTCGCCCTTGCGGAGCGCCTTGCTCTGCTCCGGGTCATGGGCTTCCCCCATCTCCTCATTCTTGACGAGCCCACCGACGCTGTAGACTCCGAGAATATCCCTCAGCTTCTCGAATATGTCGCGAAGAGTAGCAGGCAGATCGGTCAGGTTTTACTTGTGACCCACCACGGCCAGGGAGAGGAGGAAGGGGTCAATATTATCCGCATAAAGAAGGAGAGCGGTGTATCACGGATAACTCAGGGTCTTGCAACCAGTTGA